From the Alternaria dauci strain A2016 chromosome 2, whole genome shotgun sequence genome, one window contains:
- a CDS encoding 60S ribosomal protein eL34 — MPSNRLTYRRRAPYNTKSQKVRVIKTPGGELRYLHIKKRGTAPKCGDCGSKLQGVPALRPREYAQVSRPKKTVQRAYGGSRCAGCVQDRIVRAFLIEEQKVVKKVLKESQQKKR; from the exons ATGCCGTCCAACAGACTCACCTAC AGGCGTCGCGCCCCCTACAACACCAAGAGCCAGAAGGTCCGCGTCATCAAGACCCCTGGTGGTGAGCTCCGTTACCTGCACATCAAGAAGAGGGGTACTGCCCCCAAGTGCGGT GACTGCGGTTCCAAGCTCCAGGGTGTCCCAGCCCTCCGCCCCCGCGAGTACGCCCAGGTATCCCGCCCCAAGAAGACCGTCCAGCGCGCCTACGGTGGATCGCGATGCGCCGGCTGCGTCCAGGACCGCATCGTCCGTGCCTTCCTGATCGAGGAGCAGAAGGTCGTCAAGAAGGTGCTCAAGGAGTCCCAGCAAAAGAAGCGTTAA